CCCAAAAACAGAGCCGTCAAAAACTAGAAAAAATTGACATCCGAGATTTTCTGCCTAAACTGATTTGGGGTCAAATTGTTCAGGGAGGAATGGGGCCGAAAATCGTTGTAATCTTGACGCCATTCCTCAATTTTTCTTTTAGCATCTTCCAGAGAAAGAAACCAGTGGCTGTTCAGGCATTCATCCCTAAAACTGCCATTAAATGACTCAATAAACGCGTTATCTGTTGGTTTTCCGGGCCTTGAGAAATCCAAAGTTACATTATTCTGATAAGCCCATTTGTCTAATATCTTTGAAATAAACTCAGGGCCATTATCAATCCGGATGCTTTTTGGTAGCCTGTTATCAAGGACTCTGAGCTCCTCAAGAACATTCACAACTTCCTCACCCCGAATAGTCGGCCCTACATGAATAGCCATGCATTCCCGACTAAAATTATCGACTATAGTTAAAGCCCGTATTCTCCTCCCATTAAACAGATTGTCAGAAACAAAGTCCATGCTCCAGCATTCGTTTAAAGTGGACGCCATTAATCGTTCTTCTCTGTGCGCACCAGCAACATGACGGCGCGGACGCTTTCTGCGAAGATTAAGACCTTCCTCACAATAAATGCGGTGAACTTTTTTGTGATTAATAACCCATCCTTCCCGCCTTAATAAAACATGAATGCGTTGATAACCATAACGTACCCGTGTGTGGGCTATCTCACGTATACGGTGTCTTACTGCTGTATCTTCGCCACGACATGAACGGTACTGATATACACTACGGCTTAACATTAGAACGTCACAACTTCTGCGGATGCTTATCCGGTAACTGTCCTGAAGGGCTAATGCCAACGCTCGCTTTTTCCGTGGCTTTAAAGCTTTTTTGACAGAACATCCTGCAACATCTGCTTATCAAGACTTAGGTCAGCAACCAACTGCTTAAGACGCTTGTTTTCATCTTCCAGCTGACGAAGTTTCCTGAGTTCCGATGCACCAAGCCCACCATATTTTTTCTTCCATATGTAAAATGTCGCCTCGCTTATTCCCAGCTTTCGGCATACCTCTGAAACACTCGTTCCCAGTTCCGCCTGCTTCAACCCAAACAGAATTTGTTCTTCTGTAAATTTGCTTCTTTTCATGATGGCTTATACCTTTTTTGCTTGTTGATATTTTGCCAGATTTCTCCAGTTTAGGGTGGATCTATTTTCAGGGAGGAGATCAATACAACGCAATATAATTGGTGCATTTATTTAGGTGCGTTGGCGCCCGTGTCTACTTCATCAGGTTATACATCCACCGTACCGCCCTCAGCTGATTCAGCATCGAGTCCCGGTCTGTATAATTATAATTTAATAAGCAACCATATTTATCTTGGTCCCATTGCCTGTAATGATAGAACCCTTACGTGCGCTGCAGCGAATCAACAAGTTCAACCATTTTCTTAATACAAGGGATTATTAACATGATTAGGGTAAAGAATTATTTGCTGTGTATGCTTGGTGGGATTTCGTTGGTAACAAGTGTGTATGCAAAAAATGCAGATGCAGATGATTATGCGCTCATGACAGTTAGCGATATACAAAGCACAAGGCTGTCAAATATTACCATAACAAACAAAATTGGTGCGCCAATCGCGGTATCGGGGTTATTTATTGCAAGTTTTGACATCAATGATTGTTCGGCGTGTTTTGGTAGTGTTGTAGCTGGAGACAACCTTGGCGGGGCCGTCGTTTCCCCACTGACTTTTAAAGCGAATCAAACACTTCCTATTGGACAAAATTATTTATATAACATGCTTTATAATGGCATTTATTATATTAAAAATACCATAGGTTCACCATGCTCCTTACCAGGGTGCTCCTGGCCCGGTGATGATCCAAATGTTCACGGGTGGTGTGTTACTATTAATGTTATTTCTCCAAACGCTAGTTACACCTACTCGAATTACACGAATGGCTCGAACCCGCCAGCAAATACACCTGCCTACTCTAGTGCAGGAAACTCAATACCGTTTAACTATAAGTATGATTTAATAGACCCTAATACACTAGGCACCGGAAATGCTTGTCTCGGCCCGATTACTTGCAATGATAAAACCTTAACTTGTAAAGTGGCTACTTCTCAAAATGAATCATTTCAGCCTTACAGTTAAAGCTGGGCTGCACTGATAATGAGGGTTTTTAACCTGGATTCTATCCTAATACCCATTGATTTTTTTATACATCTGGGGCTTTGCGAAGGGACTTGTTAAAAGGACAACTAACCTTACGTATTTTCTCAAGATGCTCAGTAATCGCCGATGAAAGAACTTCTTACTGTATATTCTGTAAAGAGGCAACAAGAACAGTTCTATCGAGGCCACGACAGGGAAGAGGATTGAGGACAATAGAAACGCTGATACAGCGGCAAATCGTCGATAGCTTATATTCATTTTAAGTCGTTGCAGTTTAGTGCAATACGTTCTAAACAGTACGGTACGGAGTTTCAACCGTTCTGCCGTTATTTCTTCAAAGACGACTGCTTTTTTTGACCTTATCATTTTTGCCCCTTTCTTAAATGCAGCAAAGAAAAAGGCAGCATCCCCTCCACCAGACAGCGCATAAAATTCATCAAAACGCAGTGCCAAGCCCTCAGGATGAATTAACGATACAGAAAACAAAACACCACATGTACCGCACGTTTGTAACCTTTTTACTCGCTTTTTCTCTTCGTCAGGGATGGATTGCAATGACGGTGCGCAACCCTGCTCGACATACTTCAAATTCATAGAAACCACGGCGGCATG
This Legionella sp. MW5194 DNA region includes the following protein-coding sequences:
- a CDS encoding IS3 family transposase (programmed frameshift) — translated: MKRSKFTEEQILFGLKQAELGTSVSEVCRKLGISEATFYIWKKKYGGLGASELRKLRQLEDENKRLKQLVADLSLDKQMLQDVLFKKALKPRKKRALALALQDSYRISIRRSCDVLMLSRSVYQYRSCRGEDTAVRHRIREIAHTRVRYGYQRIHVLLRREGWVINHKKVHRIYCEEGLNLRRKRPRRHVAGAHREERLMASTLNECWSMDFVSDNLFNGRRIRALTIVDNFSRECMAIHVGPTIRGEEVVNVLEELRVLDNRLPKSIRIDNGPEFISKILDKWAYQNNVTLDFSRPGKPTDNAFIESFNGSFRDECLNSHWFLSLEDAKRKIEEWRQDYNDFRPHSSLNNLTPNQFRQKISDVNFF
- a CDS encoding glycosyltransferase family A protein, translated to MSETIAVCVCTCMRPKMLERCLLSLIQQECLDDWHLIFIVVDNEASPNNQSLVESFQSKTNFPVVYRHEARRGISIARNAALQEALSHKADWVCFFDDDQYADKQALKWAYAWMKEHHAAVVSMNLKYVEQGCAPSLQSIPDEEKKRVKRLQTCGTCGVLFSVSLIHPEGLALRFDEFYALSGGGDAAFFFAAFKKGAKMIRSKKAVVFEEITAERLKLRTVLFRTYCTKLQRLKMNISYRRFAAVSAFLLSSILFPVVASIELFLLPLYRIYSKKFFHRRLLSILRKYVRLVVLLTSPFAKPQMYKKINGY